The Acidobacteriota bacterium genome contains a region encoding:
- a CDS encoding peptide chain release factor-like protein, which produces MVNTDESIAQIQVTNFPTDRESLERDCDVEFFVAGGPGGQHRNKVETGVRLTHRPSGLVVTATERRSQSANREAAFERMAEKLEARQRVRKPRRATKPTAASKESRRKEKKKISERKQARSKQKTYED; this is translated from the coding sequence ATGGTTAACACCGATGAATCCATTGCTCAAATTCAGGTGACGAACTTTCCCACCGACCGCGAATCGCTGGAACGCGATTGCGACGTGGAGTTTTTTGTCGCCGGAGGCCCAGGCGGCCAGCATCGCAACAAAGTCGAAACCGGTGTACGTTTGACGCATCGTCCCAGCGGTTTGGTTGTGACGGCCACCGAACGGCGTTCGCAATCCGCCAACCGCGAAGCCGCCTTCGAGCGAATGGCCGAAAAGCTGGAAGCGCGTCAGCGCGTGCGCAAACCGCGTCGCGCAACCAAACCTACCGCCGCATCGAAAGAATCGCGTCGAAAAGAGAAAAAGAAAATCAGCGAGCGAAAACAGGCTCGCAGCAAACAGAAAACTTATGAGGACTGA
- a CDS encoding DUF4129 domain-containing protein, which translates to MKATAIPASVRFVQAMFVLFWLAGSSFSALAASSVKEYVGRLESAEQITDQLIDSEPEASEIIAVMNQVKQLIPAQEDVELDGQIIRTNNTWLYDAVNLVIKNAYGDEEQIRSMIIEIADRLYLLEQSVNTSLETGTNAAQDQHAQLEKILARHEYLPEEQKETALKKWAKLLWKKIEELLLRLLAGRSSRIGNSGTATANFVRIAVTLILLAAASIGLVKLIQRLRRRKKNEDEVREVLGEELPDDATAADLLNNAAQLARTGDFRSAIRRAYIALLCDLEHRGNVRLHRSKTNRDYLDELRPHQRLYPSFSVMTSAFEHVWYGQEPATESEYNDFLTLYQDTVK; encoded by the coding sequence ATGAAAGCTACTGCAATTCCAGCCTCTGTTCGATTTGTGCAAGCCATGTTTGTGCTGTTTTGGCTGGCGGGAAGCAGTTTCTCCGCGCTGGCTGCATCGTCGGTAAAGGAATATGTCGGGCGATTGGAGAGCGCCGAACAGATCACCGACCAGTTGATTGACAGCGAGCCCGAAGCTTCGGAAATCATCGCGGTGATGAATCAGGTTAAACAGCTTATCCCCGCGCAGGAAGACGTAGAACTGGACGGGCAAATCATCCGCACCAACAATACCTGGCTTTACGACGCGGTCAACCTGGTCATCAAAAATGCCTACGGCGATGAAGAGCAGATTCGTTCAATGATCATCGAAATTGCCGACCGTCTGTATCTATTGGAACAAAGCGTCAACACTTCGCTGGAAACCGGAACCAATGCTGCACAGGATCAGCATGCGCAGCTTGAAAAAATTCTGGCGCGCCACGAATACCTGCCCGAAGAACAAAAAGAAACCGCCCTGAAAAAATGGGCCAAGCTTCTGTGGAAAAAAATCGAAGAGTTATTGCTCAGACTGCTCGCCGGACGAAGCTCGCGAATTGGAAACTCCGGCACAGCCACAGCCAATTTCGTCAGAATTGCCGTGACATTGATTCTGTTGGCAGCGGCTTCGATTGGCTTGGTCAAACTGATTCAGCGTTTGCGCCGCCGCAAAAAGAATGAGGATGAAGTGCGCGAAGTGTTGGGCGAAGAATTGCCTGACGATGCAACCGCAGCCGATTTGTTAAACAACGCGGCTCAGCTTGCGCGCACGGGCGATTTCCGCAGCGCCATTCGCCGAGCATACATAGCGTTGCTGTGCGATCTGGAACATCGTGGGAATGTACGGCTTCATCGGTCAAAAACCAATCGCGATTATCTGGATGAACTCCGTCCGCACCAAAGGCTGTATCCGAGTTTTTCGGTCATGACCAGCGCCTTTGAACACGTCTGGTACGGACAGGAACCGGCGACGGAATCCGAATACAACGACTTCCTGACGCTTTATCAGGACACGGTCAAGTAA
- a CDS encoding acyl-CoA dehydrogenase, giving the protein MDLNLTPEEQRFRDELRAWLAANVPQPFAGGTNEEEKGEYFNFLRAWQRKVFDAGWAGISWPKEYGGRGAALIEQAILTEEWARAEAPPLINALGLSLIGPTIIAVGTPEQKSRFLPKILSCEEIWCQGFSEPNSGSDVASLATKATIDGDHFVVNGQKIWTSLAHVADWVLLLVRTDPNVPKHKGITALLVDMHSPGVTVRPLKQMNGDASFNEVFFDNVRVPMANVLGEINKGWSTAITTLMNERAHLGTGTYVAFKRNYDQLIAHTRQMKRNGRPVSKDPVIRQKLAQAFMELEIFRLTNTRALSKMQNQHVPGPENSILKIQWSEYNQRFQQIAMETLGPVAQLQGFDGGKWVYDFLRTRANTIEAGTSEIQRNIVAERVLGLPKSY; this is encoded by the coding sequence ATGGACTTAAATCTTACTCCCGAAGAGCAACGGTTTCGTGATGAGTTGCGCGCGTGGTTGGCGGCAAATGTGCCGCAGCCGTTTGCGGGCGGAACCAACGAAGAAGAAAAAGGCGAGTATTTCAATTTCCTGCGCGCGTGGCAGCGAAAAGTGTTTGACGCCGGATGGGCTGGCATTTCGTGGCCCAAAGAATACGGCGGACGCGGTGCTGCGCTGATCGAACAGGCGATCCTGACCGAAGAATGGGCGCGCGCCGAAGCGCCGCCACTGATCAACGCGTTGGGGTTGAGCTTGATCGGCCCGACCATCATCGCCGTCGGCACGCCGGAACAGAAAAGCCGGTTTTTGCCGAAAATTTTGTCCTGCGAAGAAATCTGGTGCCAGGGATTTTCCGAACCGAATTCGGGGTCGGACGTAGCCTCGCTGGCGACCAAGGCGACGATTGACGGCGATCATTTCGTGGTCAATGGGCAGAAGATTTGGACTTCGCTGGCGCACGTCGCCGACTGGGTGTTGCTGCTGGTTCGCACCGATCCGAACGTGCCGAAACACAAAGGCATCACGGCGTTGTTGGTGGATATGCACTCGCCGGGCGTAACCGTGCGCCCGCTCAAGCAAATGAACGGCGATGCCAGTTTCAATGAAGTCTTTTTCGACAACGTGCGCGTGCCGATGGCAAACGTGCTGGGCGAAATCAACAAAGGTTGGAGCACGGCCATCACCACATTGATGAACGAACGCGCGCATCTGGGGACGGGAACCTACGTCGCGTTCAAACGCAATTACGATCAATTGATCGCGCATACGCGGCAGATGAAGCGCAACGGCAGGCCGGTCAGCAAAGACCCTGTCATTCGCCAAAAACTGGCGCAGGCCTTTATGGAATTGGAAATTTTCCGCCTGACGAACACCCGTGCGCTCAGCAAAATGCAAAACCAGCACGTTCCAGGGCCTGAAAATTCGATCCTCAAAATTCAATGGAGCGAATACAACCAACGATTCCAGCAAATCGCCATGGAAACGCTGGGGCCGGTGGCGCAACTGCAAGGCTTTGACGGCGGCAAATGGGTGTACGACTTTCTGCGCACCCGCGCCAACACCATCGAAGCCGGAACCAGCGAAATTCAGCGCAACATCGTCGCCGAGCGCGTGCTTGGCCTTCCTAAAAGTTATTGA
- a CDS encoding lipid-binding SYLF domain-containing protein, whose amino-acid sequence MTRIARLAVAAIALSALIFPCLTANAASSNAEEKERAKKAAAAFREIMGAPDQAVPLELLDRSYCVAVFPGVKKGGFIVGGQYGKGLVSCRRPGGSWGSPAFFTIGGGSFGLQIGGQEVDLVLLIMNKAGVEGLLQDKFEVGAGAGASAGPVGRNTHVSTDILLKSSIVSYSRSRGLFAGLELKGAVITQDNTANRDVYDREISAREIIVDGKVRTPPEIESFPKVLRTFSPRGIQK is encoded by the coding sequence ATGACTCGAATTGCTCGCCTGGCTGTTGCTGCTATAGCTCTGTCTGCCCTGATTTTCCCCTGCCTGACGGCAAACGCCGCCAGCTCCAACGCCGAAGAAAAGGAACGCGCAAAAAAGGCCGCCGCCGCATTCCGTGAAATCATGGGAGCGCCGGATCAAGCTGTCCCGCTGGAATTGCTGGATCGTTCGTATTGTGTCGCTGTCTTTCCGGGAGTGAAAAAGGGAGGCTTCATCGTTGGCGGCCAATATGGCAAGGGCCTGGTGAGTTGCCGCCGGCCGGGTGGTTCATGGGGATCGCCCGCCTTTTTCACCATCGGTGGAGGCAGTTTTGGATTGCAGATTGGCGGGCAGGAAGTGGATCTGGTTTTACTGATTATGAACAAGGCCGGAGTCGAAGGATTGCTCCAGGACAAATTTGAGGTTGGCGCCGGAGCTGGAGCTTCCGCCGGTCCTGTGGGACGCAATACGCATGTTTCGACAGACATTCTGTTGAAATCTTCGATTGTGTCTTATTCCCGCAGCCGCGGTTTGTTTGCCGGATTGGAACTGAAAGGCGCGGTCATCACACAGGACAATACCGCCAACCGAGACGTTTACGACCGGGAAATTTCCGCACGTGAAATCATTGTGGACGGCAAGGTTCGTACGCCGCCCGAAATTGAATCGTTTCCCAAGGTGTTGCGCACGTTTTCGCCGAGAGGAATTCAAAAATAA
- a CDS encoding lipid-binding SYLF domain-containing protein produces the protein MKLRFSVCLLCALCLSLISNVVAFDKSDAVKQSGKASTVFKEIMDAPDKAVPQNVLDKAVCIAVFPGVIKAGVLGLGGRGGRGVASCRTKSGWSSPAFFDLKGGSLGPQIGVQSTDFVFLFMNDKGLNSLLKSKFEVGGDASVAAGPVGRQAGASTDLRLTAEILSYSRSKGLFAGLELKGAVITLDESDMEAVYGKGVSAESVLKGSKSSADVATYPTTLTRYSKSAK, from the coding sequence ATGAAACTCAGATTTTCAGTTTGTCTTCTTTGTGCATTGTGCTTGTCGCTGATTTCAAACGTCGTGGCGTTCGACAAATCAGACGCGGTAAAACAATCGGGCAAAGCCTCGACCGTTTTCAAGGAAATCATGGATGCCCCGGACAAAGCCGTTCCGCAAAACGTGCTGGACAAAGCCGTCTGCATTGCTGTTTTTCCGGGCGTGATCAAAGCCGGTGTGTTGGGCTTGGGCGGACGCGGTGGACGCGGCGTGGCCAGTTGCCGAACCAAATCCGGTTGGAGCAGCCCGGCGTTTTTCGATCTGAAAGGCGGCAGTTTGGGCCCCCAAATCGGTGTTCAATCCACGGATTTCGTGTTTCTGTTTATGAATGACAAAGGGTTGAACAGTTTGCTGAAAAGCAAATTTGAAGTCGGCGGGGACGCTTCCGTGGCGGCAGGTCCGGTCGGTCGCCAAGCCGGAGCGTCAACCGACCTCAGACTGACGGCAGAAATTCTTTCCTATTCGCGCAGCAAAGGGCTGTTCGCCGGGTTGGAACTGAAAGGCGCAGTGATCACCTTGGACGAAAGCGATATGGAAGCCGTGTATGGCAAAGGCGTTTCGGCGGAATCTGTGCTGAAAGGCAGCAAGAGTTCGGCGGACGTGGCGACGTACCCGACTACGCTCACTCGTTATTCGAAGAGCGCCAAGTAA
- a CDS encoding DUF4350 domain-containing protein, producing MRRYLGIIISMALALGVIIALSAAGNLEFDRPPENEREPIRSSYNSGPTGTRAFYQFLEESGTPVFRLRDDFKSLPEKAPKAVLVIVGPFNPNLDIQYDEAVALQKWIAAGGNALIVSRYPQSQFGDPMVQSKVIGENLPWTAPPDALIDPNSDKLVSQPTELTRNVNGLQLTTLAARIRFEPPEVEDDEEEEKTPPPPAPSPTPVPTPTTNAEQAAATPCEAFLYAPVIHLGDKNGAVLADFKYCDGRLVFLSDPFAIANNGIARGTNLTLAMNLVRALSKGDNGQSRKIFFDEFHHGYRSQVNPLVNYVRGTPVPWLLLQGLLLSLLVIFSVGKRFARPLPMPQMDRHSPLEFVGSMANLQQVARARDLALENIYPRFKTMLCRRLGLSSRAKTEDIVASLRRRHLPVDEIEIRQTISDAEVTLAGEKIDDAQLVKLVGRMRRILTQLKR from the coding sequence ATGCGTCGTTACCTGGGAATCATTATCAGCATGGCTTTGGCGTTGGGCGTGATCATCGCGCTCAGCGCGGCAGGCAACCTGGAATTCGACCGCCCGCCGGAAAACGAACGGGAACCAATTCGTTCCAGTTACAATTCCGGCCCAACCGGGACGCGCGCGTTTTATCAATTTCTGGAAGAATCCGGAACGCCGGTTTTTCGATTGCGCGACGATTTCAAATCGCTCCCCGAAAAAGCGCCGAAAGCCGTGTTGGTTATCGTTGGCCCGTTCAACCCAAACCTGGACATTCAATACGACGAAGCTGTAGCGCTGCAAAAATGGATTGCCGCAGGAGGCAACGCCTTGATCGTCAGCCGCTACCCGCAATCTCAATTTGGCGACCCGATGGTGCAATCCAAGGTCATCGGCGAAAACCTTCCGTGGACGGCTCCGCCGGATGCGCTGATTGACCCGAACAGCGACAAACTCGTTTCTCAACCGACCGAGCTGACCCGAAACGTAAATGGATTGCAGTTAACGACGCTGGCGGCGCGAATCCGATTCGAACCGCCGGAAGTCGAGGACGATGAGGAGGAGGAAAAAACGCCGCCACCTCCAGCGCCTTCTCCGACGCCCGTCCCAACGCCGACGACGAATGCAGAGCAGGCGGCTGCCACGCCTTGTGAGGCATTTCTGTACGCGCCGGTCATTCATCTGGGCGATAAGAATGGCGCGGTGCTGGCTGATTTCAAATACTGCGACGGCCGGTTGGTATTCCTCTCAGACCCGTTTGCCATTGCCAACAACGGCATTGCGCGCGGCACCAATCTGACCCTGGCGATGAATCTGGTGCGCGCCCTGAGCAAAGGTGACAATGGCCAGTCGCGCAAAATCTTTTTCGATGAGTTTCATCACGGCTACCGTTCGCAGGTCAATCCGCTGGTGAATTATGTTCGCGGCACGCCGGTTCCGTGGTTATTGCTACAAGGATTGTTGCTGAGTTTGCTGGTCATTTTCAGCGTCGGCAAGCGATTCGCGCGTCCGTTGCCGATGCCGCAAATGGATCGGCATTCGCCGCTGGAATTTGTCGGTTCGATGGCCAATCTGCAACAAGTCGCTCGTGCGCGCGATTTGGCGCTGGAAAATATCTACCCGCGATTCAAAACCATGCTTTGCCGCCGCCTGGGATTGTCTTCCAGAGCCAAAACCGAAGACATCGTCGCCAGTTTGCGCCGCCGCCATTTGCCAGTTGATGAGATTGAAATTCGCCAGACGATCAGTGATGCCGAAGTTACCTTGGCCGGTGAGAAAATTGACGATGCGCAGTTGGTCAAACTGGTGGGCAGAATGCGCCGCATCCTGACGCAACTGAAACGATAA
- a CDS encoding acyl-CoA/acyl-ACP dehydrogenase — MDFDLSKAQKLLQQSARDFFARECKPERVRELMASETAFDDKLWRDMADQGFTGLTIPEEYGGLGLSLVDLIAVTEEMGRSCLPGPFISTLWAAILIERAGNEGQRKQYLEPIAAGDLKATVALLEESGEWNPAAVMLAAIKDGKEYRLRGTKHYVSDAAIADVIIVVARENTDLVLLPVERGAAGIKITETPAIDATRKLYTVEFDNVAIPESNALALTTKTKEAVEAATDVATVALCAEMLGGMVWTLDTTVEYAKTRQQFGKPIGIYQAVQHQCADMFNFTESARSAIYYAAWAVAENDPSAKLAVSVAKSFCSDAAREVGNRGVQVHGGIGFTWEHNIQLYYKRAKSSEILFGDANYHREKIAEKVVDELEG; from the coding sequence ATGGATTTTGATCTGAGTAAAGCTCAAAAACTGTTGCAACAATCGGCGCGGGATTTCTTTGCGCGCGAATGCAAACCGGAGCGCGTGCGGGAATTGATGGCTTCGGAAACGGCGTTTGACGACAAGCTCTGGCGAGACATGGCCGATCAAGGCTTCACAGGATTGACCATTCCCGAAGAATACGGCGGATTGGGATTGAGCCTTGTGGATTTGATCGCCGTCACCGAAGAAATGGGCAGATCCTGTTTGCCCGGCCCATTCATTTCCACATTATGGGCGGCCATTTTGATCGAACGCGCAGGCAATGAAGGCCAGCGCAAACAATACCTGGAACCAATTGCCGCGGGCGATTTGAAAGCGACTGTGGCCTTGCTGGAAGAGTCCGGCGAATGGAATCCGGCTGCTGTGATGCTGGCGGCAATAAAAGACGGCAAAGAATACCGGCTGCGTGGAACTAAGCATTACGTCAGTGATGCCGCCATCGCCGATGTCATCATAGTCGTTGCGCGTGAAAACACAGATCTGGTTTTGCTGCCGGTTGAACGCGGCGCTGCTGGAATCAAGATCACCGAAACACCGGCGATTGATGCAACCCGCAAGCTATACACGGTTGAATTCGACAATGTCGCCATTCCGGAATCGAATGCGCTGGCCCTTACCACCAAAACCAAAGAAGCTGTAGAGGCTGCAACCGATGTGGCGACGGTTGCGTTATGTGCCGAAATGTTGGGCGGAATGGTGTGGACGCTGGATACAACAGTTGAATACGCCAAAACTCGCCAGCAATTCGGCAAACCCATCGGCATTTACCAGGCTGTCCAACATCAATGCGCGGACATGTTTAACTTCACGGAAAGCGCTCGGTCGGCGATTTACTATGCTGCATGGGCGGTGGCGGAAAACGATCCTTCGGCGAAGCTGGCAGTGTCGGTGGCAAAAAGCTTTTGTTCTGACGCTGCGCGCGAAGTTGGCAATCGCGGCGTGCAGGTTCACGGCGGCATCGGCTTCACCTGGGAACACAACATTCAGTTGTATTACAAACGCGCCAAATCGTCGGAGATTCTGTTTGGCGACGCCAATTATCACCGAGAGAAGATCGCGGAAAAGGTGGTTGACGAATTAGAAGGTTAG
- a CDS encoding DUF1080 domain-containing protein: MKWMIALVFVAALGVAASAQNKTETNNQLTKAEQKAGWMLLFDGKTLTGWRGFHSQTPPSSWGVADGCITKPKTTGENRQGGGDLITVDQFENFELSIEWKLQKGGNSGIKYLVSESLPPTGRSAISFEYQVLDDDNHPDAKLGINGNRTAGSLYDLIPAAKNKKLNPIGEFNQSRIIVKGNHIEHWLNGVKTVEFDRTSDDYKKHLAESKFKTTKGFGEAKQGHILLQDHSDQIWFRNIKIRVLK; the protein is encoded by the coding sequence ATGAAATGGATGATTGCGCTGGTGTTTGTCGCCGCATTGGGCGTTGCCGCATCAGCTCAGAATAAAACCGAAACCAACAATCAATTGACCAAGGCAGAGCAGAAGGCCGGATGGATGTTGCTGTTTGACGGCAAAACCCTGACCGGTTGGCGTGGGTTTCACAGTCAAACTCCGCCTTCGTCCTGGGGCGTTGCCGATGGTTGCATCACCAAACCCAAAACGACCGGGGAAAACAGGCAAGGCGGAGGGGATTTGATCACCGTGGATCAATTTGAAAACTTCGAGCTTTCGATTGAATGGAAACTGCAAAAAGGCGGCAACAGCGGTATCAAATACCTGGTGTCGGAAAGTCTGCCTCCGACCGGCAGGTCCGCCATCAGTTTTGAGTATCAGGTGTTGGATGACGACAACCATCCGGATGCCAAATTGGGGATTAACGGCAATCGCACCGCCGGATCGCTTTATGATTTGATTCCCGCCGCCAAAAACAAGAAACTGAACCCCATCGGCGAATTCAACCAAAGCCGGATCATCGTCAAAGGCAATCACATCGAACACTGGCTGAATGGTGTCAAAACCGTGGAATTCGACCGCACCAGCGACGATTACAAAAAGCATCTGGCCGAAAGCAAATTCAAAACCACCAAGGGCTTTGGCGAAGCCAAACAGGGCCACATTCTGTTGCAGGATCACAGCGACCAGATTTGGTTTCGCAACATCAAGATTCGTGTGTTGAAGTAA
- a CDS encoding zinc ribbon domain-containing protein, whose product MNSFDSFTLTPMSAGDVIDRAVRIYRRNFLALLRIVFGPSLIAYFGTVMYYLGVRNFSVDRGDKRVVVSLGLIVGGFIIWMVGKAAFYAVLGGASRSLVDHFFEGKTIRAMDVYRVVRERFWSLVGALLVIGLLLMGATAIIYFLAAISLMIGFAGAAILADAPIWLKTIFSIGFVLVIAVSAFMIFLLIYSRVVYVPQVMMVEGKGVFNSISRSFSLAGGELWRIAALLLFWVYVAWSVWVLLFVPLLSLAEWLGFEWSPFRQDIPFWFNITYQTLAQVSEIVIAPIAMLGFTLLYLDSRVRKEGFDIELMANRLLPPTPEMVRQTWQPHSVFFDSPVSVRSTSSVPSILGLNDYTPIRQQAADPVAPVDVAAPEPAADGFPEFIAEDRSVEPEVYMAAATADLLPDPPNESPAVSNHRTCRWCGTEAGDEDRFCRVCGEVF is encoded by the coding sequence ATGAACTCCTTCGATTCCTTCACGCTTACGCCCATGTCCGCAGGCGACGTCATTGACCGTGCCGTGCGGATTTACCGTCGCAACTTTCTGGCGTTGCTGAGAATCGTTTTTGGCCCCAGCCTGATCGCGTACTTCGGAACGGTGATGTATTACCTGGGTGTGCGCAATTTTTCGGTGGATCGCGGCGACAAACGTGTCGTTGTTTCCCTGGGATTAATCGTTGGTGGATTTATCATTTGGATGGTAGGCAAAGCGGCATTTTATGCCGTGTTGGGCGGAGCGTCGCGTTCATTGGTGGATCATTTTTTTGAAGGCAAAACGATTCGGGCGATGGATGTCTATCGCGTCGTCCGTGAGCGGTTCTGGTCATTGGTCGGCGCGCTGTTGGTAATTGGATTGTTGCTGATGGGAGCGACAGCGATCATTTACTTTCTGGCGGCAATTTCATTGATGATCGGATTTGCGGGAGCGGCGATTCTGGCCGACGCTCCCATCTGGCTGAAAACCATTTTCTCGATTGGATTTGTGCTGGTCATCGCAGTTTCGGCTTTTATGATCTTCCTGTTGATTTACAGTCGCGTGGTTTACGTGCCACAGGTCATGATGGTCGAAGGCAAAGGCGTGTTTAATTCCATCAGCCGCAGCTTTTCACTGGCTGGCGGCGAATTATGGAGAATCGCTGCTCTGCTTCTATTCTGGGTTTATGTTGCCTGGTCGGTGTGGGTGTTGCTGTTCGTGCCGCTGCTTTCCCTTGCGGAATGGCTGGGATTTGAATGGAGTCCGTTTCGGCAGGACATTCCATTCTGGTTCAATATCACGTACCAGACGCTGGCGCAGGTCAGTGAAATCGTTATTGCGCCAATCGCGATGCTGGGGTTTACCTTGCTTTATCTGGACAGCCGTGTTCGCAAGGAAGGCTTCGACATTGAACTGATGGCCAACCGCTTGCTGCCGCCGACGCCGGAAATGGTTCGGCAAACTTGGCAACCGCATTCTGTGTTTTTCGATTCCCCTGTCAGTGTGCGTTCAACATCTTCGGTGCCTTCTATTCTAGGACTGAACGATTACACGCCGATTCGACAGCAAGCGGCTGATCCCGTCGCGCCGGTTGATGTTGCCGCTCCCGAACCTGCCGCCGACGGGTTCCCTGAGTTCATCGCCGAGGACCGATCCGTCGAACCGGAAGTTTATATGGCGGCAGCGACTGCGGATCTATTGCCTGATCCGCCGAATGAATCGCCTGCCGTCAGTAACCATCGGACGTGCCGTTGGTGTGGCACTGAAGCCGGTGACGAAGATCGGTTTTGCCGAGTTTGCGGAGAGGTGTTTTAA